The genomic interval GCCCTTGTCCCTGAACAGTGTCAGATCAGCCCTGACTTTTTCCCAGGAATGACTTATTCCCACTTCATAGTGATCCATGGTTTCAGCCTTAAGGTCTTTCCACGACTCTCCCAGGGCAGGGATGGATTCTTCTGACAGGTACACAACTTCCAGACCGGGATATAGTACGCCCTTAGAATAGCCAAAATGAATCTGAGTGTTCCTGTAGCCCAGAATCAGCCCTGCATGAGGAGCGGTTTCTGAGGAGAAGCGGTTATGATTGTAGTACCTGAGTCCTGCCGAAGGAATGGCATAAAATCCTGACTCATCGCCAATAAACTGATTTATGGCCATGTACGGCGAGGTGACCCTGTTGGTGGGGCCGTCCCATTTGTCACCTCCTGGTCTGCCTTCTCCTGTGGTGATATCATAATCAAATCCCAGACGCAGTTCACCTCCTGTCCACAGGTTCAGTTCTTCCACGGCTTTGATGCCATGATACTTGAACTTCCATATGGCATCTGGCCTTCCGTCCGGCCTGTCCAGCTGCTGACCCTCCCCTTGATTTGCATATACCTGAACAGACCCTCTAAACCTTTCGTAATCATGTTCAACTTTTGCTGATCCCATCCATGCCTCTGTACCGTACTTTCCTTCTCTCTCCAGAGGGTCGGCGTCCTTTTCACCAGGATCCCAGGCATGGTTGTCAGTATGCAGTCCAAAAACTGAAGCATACCAGTTGTCACCCAGTTCTGTGCCTATCCGTGCAAAGTAGTTGGTCAGCTGTCCATGGGATTTTTTCCTGTGTCCGCTTGATTTCCTGAAACTTTGTCCCAGATAGTAATCTGTTCCACTGATCTTTCCTGCGTGCTCCGCTCTCTGAACTATTGTACTGTAGCTTCCTCCTGCAAGATGCAGGTTGGTTTTGAAACCTTCATTACGCTGTCTTTTGGGAACAATATTTATTGCACCAAAGGCATTCCCGAAACGATGAGGTTGAGGACTCTTGAAAACCTCAATTTCTGCTGCTGTGTCGATGGATAAAAGATCCAGGAGAGGATGGTTCCATATGCCCATATACATGGGTACACCATCAATAAAAGTTTTGATCTCAGCTCCGGGACGACTGGAGCCCATGCCCCGGATAAACACTGCCCCGCCTTCAGCCCCTCCATGTGAGCCGATCTGGTTATGGCGGGAGATGTTTACCCCTGGAGTGCGTCTGAGAGCCGTGCCCAGATCCTGGGCATTAAGGTTCCTGATCTGTTCTTCAGTGACCACAGTTGTGGTAGAGCCGTAGGAATCCACTACATTGCCGTCAATGATGGGTGTGGAGGTAACAATTATTTCCTCCATATCCTGGGACAGTGCTGGTGATGCCAACATAAGAATACAGGCCATCCAGATGAGCATTGCTCCTGTCAAAACTGGTTTCTTAAGCATTTTTCCTCCTTTTGCAGACTACAGGATGTTATGAATTGAAATTTTATTATTGGCTTTCGTCTAATAAGTTATATTTCGTGTTACCAGTAGCCATGTCTATCCATGCAGCCAGGACACAAAGGTTATCAAAAAACAGAGTAACTGTTCACCACATTTGCAATAAGACTATTAAGCAACCTGGATTCCGGCTTTCGCCGGAATGACGGAAAAGGGCAACTACCTGCGTTAACCGTCACCCCGGACTTGATCCGGGGTCCATGTCTTTTTATTTTTACCTTGCTGAACAGTTACAAAACAGATTATTTTGTTTCAGTCAGCACGCTGATTTTTGAGAATCCAGAAGACCTGCCCGCGTCCATTACGCCCACGAGAGTTCCAACATGGGCCTGCCTGTCCGCCCGGATGATCAAGGGCTGTTCCTTTGATACGAAAAGCCTGTTCAGGGCTCCGGGCAACTGGTCCAGACTTGTTTGTGTACCACTCACGTATAAAATCCCTTTTGAGTCTACAATGATTTCAACCTCAGCCAAATCCTGGACCTGGGATGTCTCAGCCTCGGGCAGACTGAGTTCAATTCCGTGGTCAGCCACTACCTGATAGGTGAGCATGAAGAAAAGAAGAAGCAGAAAAACCATGTCCACCAGAGGAGCGATGTCAATATGAGTATGCCTGTGCCTGATGCGTTCAAACTCCATATTCAACCTTCCTGCTCACAGGCCTTAGTGCTCAGGGCCAGGGTGATTTCCTTCATGCCCAGAGTAATTTCTCCCATGCGGCTGTCTAAGTAGTGAAAGGCTACGTGAGCTGCTATGGCCACCAGCAGGCCTGAGGCAGTGGTGATGAGCGCTTCCCAGATGCCTGTGGCCAGAATGGCCGGTTCTACCTGTGTCCCAACTTCAGCCATGGACTGAAAGGCCTTGATCATGCCCAGCACTGTTCCGGTCAGCCCCAGCAGAGGGCTGATAACTGAGATGAGAGAAAGAGTGCCCAGCCCCCGCTCCAGCCTGCGGACCAGCTTGGTGCCGATTATGCCAATTTCCTTTTCTCCCAGGTGTCTTTCCAGACCACTTATCAGCGGTTCCAGCACAGGCGGCCTTTGCTGCTGGACTTCCTTCAAAGACATGCTCAACTGGCCCATGATGCTTCTGTACTGCATGGTCTTGTGCAGGATAACGGCCAGGGCCGTAATGGAGCAGGCCAGGATGGGCCACATGAGAATTCCGCCTTTAAGAAACAAATCAGTCATACACTTACCTCAATTCAAACCGTATGTTCAGCCTGGCCCGGCTTTCTACCGACTGCCCGTTACGACTGGCCGGATAATAGGTTGACTGCTGAACAGCTTTGAGGGCGGCCTCATCCAGGCCATGTCCGGATTTTTCAATAATTTCCGCCTGCACAAGATTACCATGCTCATCTATGTGCAGCTTAAGCCCCACCACTCCTTCCCGTCCCATGCGCCTGGCCCGCATGGGGTATTCCGGGATGACTCTCTGATTGAACCTTGGGCCTTCAGGCTCACCAAAGGCTGTTTGCACCGGCTCTGCGGGTAATGGGTCCTTTTGCACAGGGCCGCGCAGATCAGGAGGGGTGATACTTTCCTGGACAGGATGTTTAGAGACCGTTTCTGGTTCAGCATACTGGGTCTGTTTTTCCTCAGGTTTTGGCTCAGGTTCTGGTATGGGTCCCGGCTCTTGTTCTGGCTTATGAATCGGTACAGGCTCAGTCTCAGGTTCTGGAATGGGATCAGGTGTTGGTCTTGGCTCAGGATCTGGCTCTGGCTCAGGTAGTGGTTCCGGCGTTGGCTCATTGTTTTCGACTGGCTCAGACAATGGCTCAGACTTTGGTCTGGTTTCTTGAGACTGTTCAGGCACAGGGTCAACAAGGACAAAGCTGACAGACTTGAAGGTTGCCTCAACAGGTTCCTGATTTTTGAATGGCAGAGCAAAGAGAGCACCATGTGCTGCAAAAGCCAGAAAAATGCTGATCCAGATTGATATTTTGTTTCCATGAGACATGAGGTCATTAAATTAAGTTGAAATCATTTCCTTGTGTCGTTCAGAGAGATTTTGCTCCTGGCATATTGTGATGGCCGGTAAGATATAAAAACGTCCATTTGACCAAAGTATAAATCAAATGCTTGTTAGATAATTATTTTGTAAACGTGTCACTTGATAGAGAATATTTTTATTTTTGTAAATGAAAAATAATCATTTTTATGATTTTTTATTTTTTAACTTGACAGTCAAAACTTCTCTAAACCTTTTGCATTCATTTACCATGATTTTACTTATTCGATATTTCGACGAAAGCCGTAATCCGGCATAACGATGAGAACTTTTGGCTCTCAAATTTTTAAGTATACTCAAATATATCCATGCAAA from Desulfonatronovibrio magnus carries:
- a CDS encoding TonB-dependent receptor, which codes for MLKKPVLTGAMLIWMACILMLASPALSQDMEEIIVTSTPIIDGNVVDSYGSTTTVVTEEQIRNLNAQDLGTALRRTPGVNISRHNQIGSHGGAEGGAVFIRGMGSSRPGAEIKTFIDGVPMYMGIWNHPLLDLLSIDTAAEIEVFKSPQPHRFGNAFGAINIVPKRQRNEGFKTNLHLAGGSYSTIVQRAEHAGKISGTDYYLGQSFRKSSGHRKKSHGQLTNYFARIGTELGDNWYASVFGLHTDNHAWDPGEKDADPLEREGKYGTEAWMGSAKVEHDYERFRGSVQVYANQGEGQQLDRPDGRPDAIWKFKYHGIKAVEELNLWTGGELRLGFDYDITTGEGRPGGDKWDGPTNRVTSPYMAINQFIGDESGFYAIPSAGLRYYNHNRFSSETAPHAGLILGYRNTQIHFGYSKGVLYPGLEVVYLSEESIPALGESWKDLKAETMDHYEVGISHSWEKVRADLTLFRDKGKNRYVIDPPPPFPPAYDNIGTYRTQGVEATLSYNPINDLSLFAGVTFLDSDPSDLPYAPERTFSAGLNWRFFKSFQLSLDGQYVSERYVESRTRRDGFTNENKVGSHYLLNGKLSYLYKMESSNLDLEFFIAGENLTDVDYEYKPGYPMPGINGMVGVSVRF
- a CDS encoding ExbD/TolR family protein — encoded protein: MEFERIRHRHTHIDIAPLVDMVFLLLLFFMLTYQVVADHGIELSLPEAETSQVQDLAEVEIIVDSKGILYVSGTQTSLDQLPGALNRLFVSKEQPLIIRADRQAHVGTLVGVMDAGRSSGFSKISVLTETK
- a CDS encoding MotA/TolQ/ExbB proton channel family protein, which translates into the protein MTDLFLKGGILMWPILACSITALAVILHKTMQYRSIMGQLSMSLKEVQQQRPPVLEPLISGLERHLGEKEIGIIGTKLVRRLERGLGTLSLISVISPLLGLTGTVLGMIKAFQSMAEVGTQVEPAILATGIWEALITTASGLLVAIAAHVAFHYLDSRMGEITLGMKEITLALSTKACEQEG
- a CDS encoding energy transducer TonB: MSHGNKISIWISIFLAFAAHGALFALPFKNQEPVEATFKSVSFVLVDPVPEQSQETRPKSEPLSEPVENNEPTPEPLPEPEPDPEPRPTPDPIPEPETEPVPIHKPEQEPGPIPEPEPKPEEKQTQYAEPETVSKHPVQESITPPDLRGPVQKDPLPAEPVQTAFGEPEGPRFNQRVIPEYPMRARRMGREGVVGLKLHIDEHGNLVQAEIIEKSGHGLDEAALKAVQQSTYYPASRNGQSVESRARLNIRFELR